The following proteins are co-located in the Apium graveolens cultivar Ventura chromosome 5, ASM990537v1, whole genome shotgun sequence genome:
- the LOC141661290 gene encoding uncharacterized protein LOC141661290 codes for MEKLVYALILAARKLRPYFQAHRIEVRTAYPLRHILHKPESSGRMLKWAIELGQFDLEYCPPTAIKGQALADFILEFDSEVDNKAIVLAEPSSQGSPPVEEREELPHPWWILHIDGAVNNNGAGTGIVLVTPEGHHLMSAIHFKFYVTNNDAEYEALINGLKIAFEVGVVNLIARSDSELVVNQVNRGFQARGPWTELYMRCAQRLLEKFGSARLEGVLREENSNADALAKMRSQMDSVQLGQIPLGIQEIPSVPEVEVFQTRETPLENWMTPIHNYIRTGALPEDKL; via the coding sequence ATGGAGAAATTGGTATACGCTCTTATTCTCGCAGCGCGAAAGTTAAGACCATATTTCCAAGCTCACCGGATAGAGGTTCGCACCGCTTATCCACTCCGGCATATTCTGCATAAACCAGAATCGTCGGGAAGGATGTTGAAATGGGCGATAGAGTTGGGGCAATTTGATTTGGAATATTGTCCTCCCACGGCAATCAAGGGACAGGCGTTGGCAGATTTTATACTTGAGTTTGATTCTGAGGTAGATAATAAGGCTATAGTATTGGCAGAGCCTTCCTCACAAGGAAGTCCTCCTGTTGAGGAAAGGGAAGAATTGCCACACCCTTGGTGGATCTTGCACATCGATGGGGCTGTGAATAATAATGGAGCAGGCACCGGGATTGTCTTAGTCACCCCAGAAGGGCATCATTTGATGAGCGCCATCCATTTCAAATTTTATGTcaccaacaatgatgctgagtatgaagcCTTGATCAATGGTCTGAAAATAGCTTTCGAAGTGGGGGTTGTAAATTTGATAGCTCGGAGTGACTCTGAGCTAGTTGTAAATCAAGTCAACAGAGGTTTCCAAGCCCGGGGACCTTGGACGGAGTTATATATGAGATGCGCACAACGTCTATTAGAAAAGTTTGGAAGTGCCAGACTAGAGGGTGTTCTGAGAGAGGAAAATAGTAATGCGGATGCTTTGGCAAAGATGAGGTCACAAATGGATAGCGTCCAACTTGGACAAATTCCTTTGGGAATCCAAGAGATACCAAGTGTTCCAGAGGTAGAAGTGTTCCAGACACGGGAGACCCCGTTAGAGAATTGGATGACCCCCATTCATAACTATATTCGAACGGGAGCGTTGCCAGAAGACAAGTTATAG
- the LOC141661291 gene encoding uncharacterized protein LOC141661291 codes for MKTLFLTKFQAAVRYAPSVTTLANVRQRENESLTSYFKRFNAESTSVRGASDEALKSFLIAGLRVGSDFWKHLQGKDPATLADVFALAESFKAIEQSLAEVQSTAQMRSKHLSRKDSADRVKEEEGRAPRGSNNETLEEKKFVRDGSIRTIYGGDPGMECSNRALARYAREARFRPLTDIHRVETRPPKVFKGESMDITFREADSRWVHHPHNNALVISIQIGTKKIHRAFVNNRSSVNILYYSTFKKMGLPDRDMSGEDSRVYGFSGTGVRVMGSIRLPCTLGESPLSVTKMLEFKVLNQESSHNVLLGRPFLREMKVVTSIHHLTIKFPTPNGVGSIKGSQYDSRECYKQAMRGFRKDSRSEDASDDDRERSIEQPTEEIRVHYYIDQGDESPTELPPAILFLEDTIRIEMLEEEEPQTS; via the exons ATGAAGACTCTGTTCTTGACCAAGTTCCAAGCTGCTGTGAGATATGCTCCCTCCGTTACAACTCTCGCCAACGTCAGGCAAAGGGAGAATGAAAGCTTGACGTCGTACTTTAAAAGGTTCAATGCTGAATCTACCAGCGTAAGAGGGGCATCAGACGAAGCCTTGAAAAGCTTTTTGATAGCAGGGCTAAGGGTTGGTTCGGATTTCTGGAAGCACTTACAGGGAAAAGACCCAGCCACTTTGGCGGATGTCTTTGCTTTGGCAGAATCGTTTAAAGCCATAGAGCAATCTCTGGCAGAGGTACAATCGACAGCGCAG ATGAGATCGAAGCACTTATCAAGGAAGGATAGCGCTGACAGAGTGAAGGAAGAAGAAGGGCGAGCCCCACGAGGATCAAATAATGAAACTTTGGAAGAAAAGAAATTCGTCAGGGACGGCAGTATCCGAACGATCTACGGGGGAGATCCCGGGATGGAATGCAGCAACAGGGCCTTGGCAAGATATGCTAGGGAAGCTCGGTTCAGACCTCTCACAGACATTCATAGGGTGGAGACTCGACCACCCAAAGTGTTCAAGGGCGAATCCATGGATATCACCTTTAGAGAAGCGGATTCCCGGTGGGTACATCACCCCCATAATAACGCGTTGGTCATCTCCATCCAGATCGGAACCAAAAAAATCCATAGGGCCTTCGTAAACAATAGAAGCTCGGTAAACATCCTCTACTATAGTACCTTTAAAAAGATGGGACTTCCTGATCGGGATATGTCGGGGGAAGATTCGCGGGTCTATGGTTTCTCTGGCACGGGAGTTAGAGTTATGGGATCAATTCGGTTGCCATGTACTTTGGGGGAAAGTCCGTTGTCCGTGACAAAGATGCTCGAGTTCAAGGTTCTGAATCAAGAGTCATCCCACAACGTGCTGTTAGGACGACCTTTTCTTCGGGAGATGAAGGTTGTCACTTCGATCCACCACCTTACCATCAAGTTTCCAACCCCAAATGGTGTGGGAAGTATAAAAGGCTCTCAGTATGACTCTCGAGAATGCTACAAGCAAGCTATGAGGGGCTTTAGGAAGGACTCCCGCAGCGAAGATGCATCAGATGATGATCGAGAAAGGAGCATCGAACAACCAACCGAGGAAATCCGAGTCCATTACTATATCGATCAAGGAGACGAGAGCCCCACTGAATTGCCTCCAGCAATATTGTTCTTAGAAGACACAATCAGAATTGAAATGTTGGAAGAAGAGGAACCCCAAACATCATAA
- the LOC141723293 gene encoding uncharacterized protein LOC141723293, translated as MGGLTLGDSSSHPTQKIFLFTNYILLGAASSCIFLTLSVRLIPSLVGFFLILLHILTIGGAVAGCAAASSGAGKWYAAHMMVTVLTAIFQGSVSVLIFTSSKDFLGKLKSYVREEDGVMILKLAGGLCVVIFCLEWIVLTLAFFVKYYSLDEEDGVKRSAKVQQELNYLPYPV; from the coding sequence ATGGGTGGTCTTACACTAGGCGATTCCTCCTCACACCCCACTCAAAAAATCTTCCTCTTCACAAACTACATTCTCCTAGGTGCAGCTTCTAGCTGCATTTTCTTGACCCTATCTGTCCGCTTAATTCCATCGCTTGTCGGGTTTTTTCTAATCCTCCTGCACATCCTCACCATAGGAGGAGCTGTCGCAGGCTGCGCAGCTGCCTCCTCTGGTGCTGGAAAATGGTATGCTGCACACATGATGGTCACAGTCCTTACTGCAATATTTCAAGGCTCGGTTTCGGTTTTAATTTTTACTAGCAGTAAAGACTTTCTTGGCAAACTGAAGTCATATGTTAGAGAAGAAGATGGTGTGATGATCTTGAAATTGGCTGGTGGTTTGTGTGTTGTTATCTTTTGTTTGGAGTGGATTGTTCTTACACTTGCATTCTTTGTCAAATACTATTCTTTGGATGAGGAGGATGGTGTGAAGAGAAGTGCCAAGGTTCAACAAGAATTAAATTATTTGCCTTATCCAGTTTAA